In a single window of the Amycolatopsis sp. cg5 genome:
- a CDS encoding FAD-dependent oxidoreductase — translation MKALIIGGGIAGTVTAMALHKAGHEAELFEAYDRTADGVGAFLTLAVNGIDTLGALGLKDLVKDIGFATPGMALSLGNGRELAEFPLGVALADGTVSQTVKRSDLYIALRDEAARRGIVTHYGKRLTDATHVGDGVRARFEDGTEAEGDLLIGADGLRSRVREIIDANAPKPRYVRLLNTGGYAEGVRVGDEPGVMRMIFGKRVFFAYVLHPNGQVWWFANPAHQSEPTAAELRALAGDSWRAEMLRLVEGDNSPATEIINATSEIYSPWSTYDFPTVPTWHRGRMLIVGDAAHATSPASGQGASMAIEDAVTLGRCLRDLDVPSALRAYESLRRERVEAIVAQGKRNGDDKAVGPVGRIVRDFFIKQAFKKPAPDQSWMWDHRIEWDARITV, via the coding sequence ATGAAGGCGCTGATCATCGGGGGCGGGATCGCGGGCACGGTGACCGCGATGGCACTGCACAAGGCCGGGCACGAGGCCGAGCTGTTCGAGGCGTACGACCGGACCGCCGACGGCGTCGGCGCGTTCCTCACCCTCGCCGTCAACGGCATCGACACCCTCGGCGCGCTGGGCTTGAAAGACCTGGTCAAGGACATCGGCTTCGCCACCCCCGGCATGGCGCTCAGCCTCGGCAACGGCCGCGAACTGGCCGAGTTCCCGCTGGGCGTCGCGCTCGCCGACGGCACCGTCAGCCAGACGGTGAAGCGCTCGGACCTGTACATCGCGCTGCGCGACGAAGCGGCGCGACGCGGCATCGTGACGCACTACGGCAAGCGCCTGACCGACGCCACGCACGTCGGCGACGGCGTCCGCGCGCGGTTCGAAGACGGCACCGAAGCCGAGGGTGACCTGCTGATCGGCGCGGACGGCCTGCGCTCGCGCGTGCGCGAGATCATCGACGCGAACGCGCCGAAGCCGCGCTACGTGCGGCTGCTCAACACCGGTGGCTACGCGGAAGGCGTGCGCGTCGGCGACGAACCCGGCGTGATGCGCATGATCTTCGGCAAGCGCGTGTTCTTCGCGTACGTGCTGCACCCGAACGGCCAGGTCTGGTGGTTCGCGAACCCGGCGCACCAGTCCGAGCCGACGGCCGCCGAGCTGCGCGCGCTGGCAGGCGACTCGTGGCGGGCCGAGATGCTGCGACTGGTCGAGGGCGACAACTCGCCTGCCACGGAGATCATCAACGCCACGTCGGAGATCTATTCGCCCTGGTCGACCTATGATTTCCCGACCGTGCCGACCTGGCACCGCGGCCGGATGCTGATCGTCGGCGACGCGGCGCACGCCACCTCGCCCGCATCGGGTCAAGGCGCGTCGATGGCGATCGAGGACGCCGTCACGCTCGGCCGCTGCCTGCGCGACCTCGACGTTCCGTCGGCGCTGCGCGCTTACGAGTCGCTGCGGCGCGAGCGCGTCGAGGCGATCGTCGCGCAGGGCAAGCGCAACGGCGACGACAAGGCCGTCGGCCCGGTCGGCAGGATCGTCCGCGACTTCTTCATCAAGCAGGCGTTCAAGAAGCCGGCGCCGGACCAGTCGTGGATGTGGGATCACCGCATCGAGTGGGACGCGCGCATCACCGTGTGA
- a CDS encoding PHB depolymerase family esterase has product MRRTFALLTAVLATLALAPVATAQATTPSSSRTGCGRPAPFKTGVSTDTSIQSGGLTREYRVHLPASYNRFRPLPVVLSFHGHKRTSEYQEQLTGMSALNAIVVYPQGLIGTDGESAWEGAPYSAAADDVQFTRDLISTLERQLCVDSRRIYAAGKSNGGGFVGVLACRLPDRIAAFAPVSGAFYPQSGACNPPKRAPIIDFHGTADTTIPYAGNPAKGLPALPDWLAGWASRDRCRGSVSWSDGPVTYQHWLGCSLAHVKIDGLGHVWPSTKPNNDSATPTVIDATPIIWQFFLTHPLH; this is encoded by the coding sequence ATGAGACGCACGTTCGCCCTGCTCACCGCCGTGCTGGCAACGCTCGCTCTAGCACCGGTGGCCACCGCACAGGCCACCACCCCGTCGTCGTCGCGGACCGGCTGCGGCCGCCCGGCGCCGTTCAAGACCGGCGTTTCGACCGACACCTCGATCCAGTCCGGCGGGCTGACCCGCGAATACCGGGTCCACCTGCCCGCTTCGTACAACCGGTTCCGGCCGCTGCCCGTGGTCCTGTCGTTCCACGGCCACAAGCGGACGTCGGAGTACCAGGAACAGCTGACCGGGATGTCCGCGCTGAACGCGATCGTGGTCTACCCGCAAGGCCTGATCGGCACCGACGGCGAGTCGGCATGGGAAGGCGCGCCGTACTCGGCGGCCGCGGACGACGTGCAGTTCACCCGCGACCTGATCTCGACGCTGGAGCGCCAGCTCTGCGTCGACTCGCGCCGGATCTACGCGGCGGGCAAGTCCAACGGCGGCGGTTTCGTCGGTGTGCTGGCCTGCAGGCTGCCGGACCGGATCGCGGCGTTCGCACCGGTCTCCGGGGCGTTCTACCCGCAGTCGGGCGCCTGCAACCCGCCGAAGCGCGCGCCGATCATCGACTTCCACGGCACCGCGGACACGACGATCCCCTACGCGGGCAACCCCGCGAAGGGCCTGCCCGCACTGCCGGACTGGCTGGCGGGCTGGGCGTCACGCGACCGGTGCCGCGGGTCCGTGAGCTGGTCGGACGGCCCGGTGACGTATCAGCACTGGCTCGGCTGCTCGCTCGCGCACGTGAAGATCGACGGGCTCGGACACGTCTGGCCGAGCACGAAGCCGAACAACGACTCGGCGACGCCGACGGTCATCGACGCGACGCCGATCATCTGGCAGTTCTTCCTGACTCACCCATTGCACTAG
- a CDS encoding Lrp/AsnC family transcriptional regulator produces the protein MVELDELDAAILRELRVDARRTNRDIAAAVGVSPSTALERTRGLRERGVIRGAVLDVDLAAIGRPVQALIAVRVRPPSRRHIEAFRNWITRLPEVIGVFVVTGGEDFLVHVAVGSNDDLYAFVIDRLTERPEVADVRTSVVYEHLTNLA, from the coding sequence ATGGTCGAGCTGGACGAACTTGATGCGGCGATTCTGCGGGAACTGCGGGTCGACGCTCGGCGCACCAACCGCGACATCGCCGCCGCGGTCGGTGTGTCACCGTCGACCGCGCTCGAGCGGACGCGCGGCCTGCGTGAACGCGGCGTGATCCGCGGCGCCGTGCTCGACGTGGACCTCGCCGCGATCGGGCGGCCGGTGCAGGCGTTGATCGCCGTGCGCGTCCGGCCGCCGTCACGGCGCCACATCGAAGCCTTCCGCAACTGGATCACCCGGCTGCCCGAGGTGATCGGGGTCTTCGTCGTGACCGGTGGCGAAGACTTCCTCGTGCACGTCGCCGTCGGCAGCAACGACGATCTCTACGCCTTCGTCATCGACCGGCTGACCGAGCGGCCCGAAGTCGCCGATGTGCGCACGAGTGTCGTCTACGAGCACCTGACCAACTTGGCCTAG
- a CDS encoding DUF2000 domain-containing protein yields MSFDVINTAESTRAATLKWVIVVDSSTPTGRLANAVACVAASTGEAVSGLIGPSGPDASGFEHPGLPWAGCSVLTADAATLAEVRAKACASENVHVTDMPLIAQTTRVYDEYLTQLASTKPEDLAVSAVSIIGPRNRVSKLVKRLELA; encoded by the coding sequence GTGAGCTTTGATGTGATCAACACCGCCGAGAGCACGCGCGCGGCCACTCTGAAATGGGTGATAGTCGTCGACTCGTCGACACCGACCGGCAGGCTGGCCAACGCCGTCGCCTGCGTCGCGGCGAGCACGGGCGAAGCCGTCAGCGGGCTGATCGGCCCGAGCGGCCCCGACGCGTCCGGCTTCGAACACCCCGGCCTGCCGTGGGCGGGGTGTTCCGTGCTGACGGCCGACGCCGCGACACTCGCCGAGGTACGCGCGAAGGCGTGCGCGAGCGAGAACGTCCACGTCACGGACATGCCGCTCATCGCGCAGACGACCCGTGTCTACGACGAATACCTGACCCAACTCGCGTCGACGAAGCCGGAAGACCTGGCCGTCAGCGCGGTCAGCATCATCGGCCCCCGCAACCGCGTGAGCAAGCTGGTGAAGCGGCTCGAACTGGCTTAG
- the dcd gene encoding dCTP deaminase, with protein sequence MLLSDRDLRKELENGRLGVEPFDAAMLQPSSIDVRLDRFFRVFDNSKYTHIDPQLQQDELTSLVEKEGEDPFVLHPGEFVLGSTFEMVTLPDDLAGRLEGKSSLGRLGLLTHSTAGFIDPGFSGHITLELSNVANLPITLWPGMKIGQLCLFRLTSAAEHPYGSEKAGSRYQGQRGPTPSRAYKNFHRVDTWR encoded by the coding sequence GTGCTGCTCAGTGATCGTGACCTCCGCAAAGAGCTCGAGAACGGACGTCTCGGGGTCGAACCCTTCGATGCCGCGATGCTCCAACCGTCGAGCATCGACGTCCGGCTCGATCGCTTCTTCCGGGTGTTCGACAACTCGAAGTACACCCACATCGACCCGCAGCTCCAGCAGGACGAGCTGACCTCGCTGGTCGAGAAGGAGGGCGAGGACCCGTTCGTGCTGCACCCCGGCGAGTTCGTGCTGGGGTCGACGTTCGAGATGGTCACGCTGCCCGACGACCTCGCCGGCCGCCTCGAGGGCAAGTCGTCGCTCGGCCGCCTCGGGCTGCTCACGCACTCGACCGCCGGGTTCATCGACCCCGGGTTCTCGGGCCACATCACGCTGGAACTGTCCAATGTGGCGAACCTGCCGATCACGCTCTGGCCGGGCATGAAGATCGGCCAGCTCTGCCTGTTCCGCCTGACCAGCGCCGCCGAGCATCCGTACGGCTCGGAGAAGGCCGGGTCGCGCTACCAGGGGCAGCGCGGGCCGACTCCGAGCCGGGCCTACAAGAACTTCCACCGGGTCGACACCTGGCGCTAA
- a CDS encoding oxygenase MpaB family protein — MEDPELFRQGGFRLASRLFIEGDIRGTEQQIKRLREFAQAEDPLADAVVAWMHTQPRNAGQRQFEETLRDGANENTPAPLKALFESVEATPFWVDEQRLRSGAKAILRTGLLGLFPLGDMSLMGGYLASRATKALVGTGEIEHKATKRLVETAAWWIDVTTPGSLAKGEKGYSSAIRIRLVHAHVRAAMNRRDDWDYAAWDKPVNQVQTTGTLLLFSLVFVFGTQLLGVRYSQKERADILHLWRYVGWLMGVDEELLPANEEDAWRMLWLLAKTEFIPDEDSKRLARALLKSHEAIGEGRGFAGKVLSHVAVRVHSSISRLVLGKVNADFLELPNDPIAQALIVTAAGLNFAGETLRQLIPGATLLQERIGQAGREAYLRQLEKVFAPDTTYAQHMRAA; from the coding sequence ATGGAAGATCCCGAGCTGTTCCGGCAGGGCGGGTTCCGCCTGGCGTCGAGGTTGTTCATCGAGGGCGACATCCGCGGCACCGAGCAGCAGATCAAGCGGCTCCGCGAGTTCGCGCAGGCCGAGGACCCGCTCGCCGACGCCGTGGTCGCCTGGATGCACACCCAGCCTCGCAACGCAGGCCAGCGGCAGTTCGAGGAGACCCTCCGGGACGGCGCGAACGAGAACACGCCCGCTCCGCTGAAGGCCCTGTTCGAAAGCGTCGAGGCGACCCCGTTCTGGGTCGACGAGCAAAGACTGCGCAGCGGCGCCAAAGCCATCCTCAGGACCGGACTGCTCGGTCTCTTCCCGCTCGGCGACATGTCGCTCATGGGCGGGTATCTCGCTTCGCGGGCCACGAAAGCGCTGGTGGGCACCGGCGAGATCGAACACAAGGCCACCAAACGACTTGTCGAGACGGCCGCCTGGTGGATCGACGTCACCACGCCGGGCAGCCTCGCGAAGGGCGAGAAGGGCTACAGCTCGGCCATTCGGATCCGGCTCGTGCACGCCCACGTGCGCGCGGCCATGAACCGCCGTGACGACTGGGACTACGCGGCGTGGGACAAGCCCGTCAACCAGGTACAGACCACCGGCACCCTGCTGCTCTTCTCGCTGGTCTTCGTCTTCGGGACGCAGCTGCTCGGCGTGCGCTACAGCCAGAAGGAACGCGCGGACATCCTGCATCTCTGGCGGTATGTCGGCTGGCTCATGGGTGTCGACGAGGAGCTGCTGCCCGCCAACGAGGAAGACGCCTGGCGCATGCTCTGGCTGCTCGCCAAGACCGAGTTCATCCCTGACGAGGACTCGAAGCGGCTCGCGAGGGCGCTGCTCAAGTCCCACGAGGCGATCGGGGAGGGGCGCGGATTCGCGGGCAAGGTGCTCTCGCACGTCGCCGTGCGGGTGCACTCGTCGATCAGCAGGCTCGTGCTCGGGAAGGTCAACGCCGACTTCCTCGAACTCCCGAACGATCCCATCGCGCAGGCGTTGATCGTGACGGCCGCCGGCCTCAACTTCGCGGGCGAGACGCTCCGGCAGCTCATTCCCGGCGCCACCTTGCTGCAGGAACGGATCGGGCAGGCGGGGCGGGAGGCCTACCTCCGGCAGCTGGAGAAGGTTTTCGCGCCCGACACCACCTATGCCCAGCACATGCGGGCCGCCTAA
- a CDS encoding inositol monophosphatase, whose translation MNDLLAIAREAVEIGYRLVTTSEPGVVREKGDRDLVTELDVQVQQHIRAHLEQATPDIAFLGEEDGGGELDQTADAVWVLDPIDGTSNFAHGLPLCAVSLALVERGESVIGVIAAPFLGLRYHATKGGGAFVNEKPIQASSNKDLGRAIIAVGDYAVGPGAAEKNDYRRSVTRSLVENAERVRMLGSAAIDLVWVAEGRVDACVLYSNKPWDTAAGVLIAREAGAIVADTSGVPHDFSSRTTVAVAPGIASALWPML comes from the coding sequence GTGAACGACCTGCTCGCCATCGCACGGGAAGCCGTCGAGATCGGCTACCGGCTCGTCACCACGTCCGAACCCGGGGTCGTCCGCGAGAAGGGCGACCGTGACCTGGTCACCGAGCTGGATGTCCAGGTGCAACAACACATCCGCGCCCACCTCGAGCAGGCGACGCCCGATATCGCGTTCCTCGGCGAAGAGGACGGCGGCGGCGAACTCGACCAGACCGCCGACGCGGTCTGGGTGCTCGACCCGATCGACGGCACCTCGAACTTCGCGCACGGCCTGCCCCTTTGCGCGGTCTCGCTCGCTTTGGTCGAACGCGGGGAATCCGTCATCGGCGTGATTGCGGCGCCATTCCTCGGACTTCGTTATCACGCCACGAAAGGCGGCGGGGCGTTCGTCAACGAGAAGCCGATTCAGGCCAGTTCGAACAAAGACCTCGGCCGGGCGATCATCGCGGTCGGCGACTACGCGGTCGGCCCCGGCGCGGCCGAGAAGAACGACTATCGCCGGTCGGTCACCCGGTCGCTGGTGGAGAACGCCGAGCGCGTCCGGATGCTCGGCTCCGCGGCGATCGACCTGGTCTGGGTCGCGGAAGGCCGCGTCGACGCGTGCGTGCTCTACTCCAACAAGCCTTGGGACACGGCCGCGGGCGTGCTCATCGCGCGCGAAGCCGGAGCCATCGTGGCCGACACTTCCGGTGTGCCGCACGACTTCTCTTCTCGCACTACGGTCGCCGTCGCGCCGGGCATCGCTTCCGCGCTGTGGCCGATGCTCTGA
- a CDS encoding dihydrofolate reductase family protein — translation MGARMRKLVYYVAVSIDGMIAGPGGEFDFYPEAPDMVEYLRAEFPETMPTHIRSVIGLEGVPNKRFDTVLMGKGTYKPALDEGITNPYAHLRQYVFSTSLGEIADPAVELISTDPLAAVRELKSESGADIWLCGGGKLAGTLLPEIDELVFKTYPVVAGAGIPVFAGELQPRPFAPADTRVFSNGGTVITYRPQ, via the coding sequence ATGGGGGCCCGAATGCGCAAGCTCGTCTACTACGTCGCCGTTTCGATCGACGGCATGATCGCCGGGCCTGGCGGCGAGTTCGACTTCTACCCGGAGGCGCCCGACATGGTCGAGTACCTCCGCGCCGAGTTCCCCGAGACCATGCCGACCCACATCCGGTCGGTCATCGGCCTCGAAGGCGTGCCGAACAAACGCTTCGACACGGTCCTCATGGGCAAGGGCACCTACAAACCTGCGCTCGACGAGGGCATCACGAACCCGTACGCGCACCTGCGCCAGTACGTGTTCTCGACGTCCCTCGGTGAGATCGCCGACCCGGCCGTCGAATTGATCTCGACCGACCCGCTCGCCGCGGTCCGCGAGCTGAAGTCCGAGAGCGGCGCCGACATTTGGTTGTGCGGCGGCGGAAAACTCGCGGGCACGCTGCTGCCGGAGATCGACGAGCTGGTCTTCAAGACCTACCCGGTGGTCGCCGGCGCGGGCATCCCGGTCTTCGCGGGCGAACTCCAGCCACGCCCGTTTGCTCCGGCCGACACCCGCGTGTTCAGCAACGGCGGCACGGTGATCACGTACCGTCCACAGTAG
- a CDS encoding TetR/AcrR family transcriptional regulator, whose product MVRRNPERRAALLDAAIEVLAGEGARGLTFRAVDQQAEVPAGTTSNYFANRDEILLSVGARVYERLEPDEAVMAAVDTGPRTRERVTELMHDVVERVAAFPTGFLALLELRLEATRRPGLREVLTGRVRADLDFNVANHLKSGLPGDGTTVTLLWLALNWMIVERLTLPDLLTPEERHELIDALVDRLA is encoded by the coding sequence ATGGTGCGACGCAATCCCGAACGCCGCGCGGCGCTGCTCGACGCCGCGATCGAAGTCCTGGCCGGCGAAGGCGCGCGGGGGTTGACCTTCCGCGCCGTCGATCAGCAGGCCGAGGTGCCCGCGGGCACGACTTCCAACTACTTCGCCAACCGCGACGAGATCCTGCTGAGCGTCGGCGCGCGGGTCTACGAGCGGCTGGAGCCGGACGAGGCGGTGATGGCCGCCGTCGACACCGGGCCGCGCACCCGCGAGCGCGTCACCGAGCTGATGCACGACGTGGTCGAGCGGGTCGCCGCCTTCCCGACCGGGTTCCTGGCGCTGCTGGAACTCCGCCTCGAAGCGACGCGGCGCCCCGGGCTGCGCGAGGTGCTCACTGGGCGGGTTCGCGCGGATCTCGACTTCAACGTCGCGAACCACCTGAAGTCCGGCCTGCCCGGCGACGGGACGACGGTGACGCTGCTGTGGCTGGCGCTGAACTGGATGATCGTCGAACGCCTCACGCTGCCCGATCTGCTGACCCCGGAGGAGCGGCACGAGCTCATCGACGCGCTCGTCGATCGCTTGGCTTGA
- a CDS encoding arylamine N-acetyltransferase: MTFDLDAYLTRIGHARVKPSAEALESLHEAHVRSIPFENLDVLMGTHAGIGLDAIQDKLVRRQRGGYCYEHGLLFAAALEALGFTVERRMSRVQPDRPGPSTHMMLVVRIGDEEFLADVGFGWGILRSMPLRDQEIVDQAGWKYRVLRNGPWWRLQRFESDWTTLHQFGPEIRYQVDYEVAHHYVSTHPKSPFHGQIVVMRLEPGLSKRFVGNELILEHADGRIEKTIVTPETLGETLRSLDVVVTPNELAKLDTLR; the protein is encoded by the coding sequence ATGACCTTCGATCTCGACGCTTACCTGACGCGAATCGGGCACGCACGGGTGAAGCCGTCCGCCGAGGCGTTGGAATCGCTGCACGAAGCGCACGTGCGGTCCATTCCGTTCGAAAACCTCGATGTGCTCATGGGCACGCACGCGGGCATCGGGCTGGACGCCATCCAGGACAAACTCGTGCGGCGGCAACGAGGTGGCTACTGCTACGAGCACGGGTTGCTGTTCGCGGCGGCGCTGGAGGCGCTCGGGTTCACCGTCGAGCGGCGGATGTCGCGGGTGCAGCCGGACCGGCCGGGGCCGTCGACGCACATGATGCTCGTGGTGCGGATCGGGGACGAGGAGTTCCTCGCCGATGTCGGGTTCGGCTGGGGAATCCTGCGGTCGATGCCGTTGCGGGATCAGGAAATCGTCGACCAGGCCGGGTGGAAGTACCGGGTGCTCCGAAATGGACCCTGGTGGCGGTTGCAAAGGTTCGAAAGTGACTGGACGACACTGCACCAATTCGGCCCCGAGATCCGCTACCAAGTCGACTACGAGGTCGCGCACCACTACGTCTCGACGCATCCGAAGTCGCCATTCCACGGCCAAATCGTGGTGATGCGCCTGGAACCAGGCCTGAGCAAGCGGTTCGTCGGCAACGAACTCATCCTCGAACACGCCGACGGGCGCATCGAAAAGACCATCGTCACACCGGAAACCCTCGGCGAAACCCTGCGAAGTCTCGACGTGGTCGTTACTCCGAACGAGTTGGCGAAACTCGACACTTTGAGGTGA
- a CDS encoding acetylxylan esterase has protein sequence MGVFVGAMALMVAATGQAVAAPEAVSCPSVGHNWSGPGPFTVTEQQSGVGHTIYRPTNLGGCGKHPVIIWGNGTFATPSIYAGLLRHWASHGFIVAAANTTQSGSGSEMLAGLDYLTAQNAKAGSVFYGKVDTSKVGATGHSQGGGGTINAGADARVDTTVPIEPGPQGLIGQLKGPMFILGGQYDTVVIPPLLVIPRYNAAGHIPAIYGELAGATHLTPAGDGGGFRGPITAWFRYFLMGDHNAYGEFFGPQCGNCGASIWSSFQRNAKAQAL, from the coding sequence GTGGGCGTGTTCGTCGGCGCGATGGCATTGATGGTGGCCGCGACGGGACAGGCGGTGGCCGCGCCGGAAGCGGTGAGCTGCCCGTCGGTCGGCCACAATTGGTCGGGCCCGGGACCGTTCACCGTGACCGAACAGCAAAGCGGCGTCGGGCACACCATTTACCGGCCTACCAATCTAGGTGGCTGCGGCAAGCATCCGGTAATCATTTGGGGTAACGGCACTTTCGCGACCCCGTCGATCTACGCTGGATTGCTCCGGCACTGGGCGTCACACGGTTTCATCGTCGCCGCCGCCAACACGACACAATCCGGCAGCGGCTCGGAAATGTTGGCAGGACTGGATTATCTGACCGCGCAGAACGCGAAGGCGGGCAGCGTCTTCTACGGCAAGGTCGACACTTCGAAGGTCGGCGCGACCGGCCATTCGCAAGGCGGAGGCGGCACGATCAATGCGGGCGCGGACGCTCGCGTCGACACGACGGTGCCCATCGAGCCCGGCCCGCAGGGCCTGATCGGTCAGCTCAAGGGCCCGATGTTCATCCTCGGCGGCCAATACGACACCGTCGTCATCCCGCCGCTGCTGGTGATTCCGCGCTACAACGCGGCGGGCCACATCCCGGCGATCTACGGTGAACTCGCAGGCGCAACGCATTTGACACCCGCCGGCGACGGCGGCGGCTTCCGCGGCCCGATCACCGCGTGGTTCCGGTATTTCCTGATGGGCGACCACAACGCGTACGGCGAGTTCTTCGGACCTCAGTGCGGCAACTGCGGCGCCTCGATCTGGTCGAGCTTCCAGCGCAACGCCAAGGCGCAAGCGCTGTAG
- a CDS encoding MmcQ/YjbR family DNA-binding protein → MPTWEDVVTRALALPEVTVSTWYRTPALKVAGKGFARLRTEAEGGLVLMCSPDEKAALLASGDPAFYTTPHYDGHASIIVDLARVDPPQLYELLTESHRLKSPPKLRATLT, encoded by the coding sequence ATGCCTACCTGGGAAGACGTTGTCACCCGCGCGCTCGCACTACCCGAAGTCACGGTCTCGACCTGGTACCGCACCCCGGCATTGAAGGTCGCGGGCAAAGGCTTCGCCCGCCTCCGCACCGAAGCCGAGGGCGGCCTGGTCCTCATGTGCTCGCCCGACGAAAAGGCCGCCCTGCTGGCCTCGGGCGACCCGGCTTTCTACACGACCCCGCACTACGACGGCCACGCCTCGATCATCGTCGACCTCGCCCGCGTAGACCCACCCCAGCTCTACGAACTCCTCACGGAGTCCCACCGCCTCAAGTCCCCACCCAAACTCCGCGCCACCCTCACCTGA
- a CDS encoding bifunctional UDP-sugar hydrolase/5'-nucleotidase: MLISNRLKRVVAVFGAALTAGALVATPASAYGSQTTDVRLIAFNDLHGNLEPPSGSSGRVVLSDGKTVDAGGAAFLATHVKQLRAQVRNSLVFSAGDNIGASPVISALFHDEPTVEFMNKLGVKASVVGNHEFDEGYDELKRIQFGGCHPVDGCQFHKPFKGANFPFVGANVTFEKTGLPAVLPFSIEFSGGVPIGVIGATLKDLPSVVTPEAIKGLKFGDEVQAINRTSALLELFGIKAQVVLMHQGDGTETAGPDDCKLRPGPAKVIAESVTSRVDAFFTGHSHQQYNCVVNDPAGNPRPLIQGASFGRLLSVIDLKINLRSRDVVRSETKAHNEIVTRDVAPDPDVQALVAEAKTKAAPIANRQVGTITADLPAAGTATGESLLGDVLADAQLAGTLSNGAQIAMTNPGGIRADLLFKSSPNGEGDGVVTYGEAFTVQPFANIMQTITLTGANLKAVLEQQWQGSITRILQISNSLHYSYDLSKPIGSRISNLTLNGAPIDPAASLRVSVNNFLAAGGDGFTELTKGTNLAGGPVDLDALLAYFAANPGINPPVTNRITAIG; encoded by the coding sequence ATGCTTATATCCAACCGGCTGAAGCGCGTTGTCGCGGTGTTCGGGGCCGCACTCACCGCGGGGGCGCTCGTCGCCACGCCGGCGTCGGCCTACGGCAGTCAGACCACTGACGTCCGGCTCATCGCCTTCAACGACCTGCACGGCAACCTCGAGCCGCCGTCCGGCTCGTCCGGCCGCGTCGTGCTGTCGGACGGCAAGACCGTCGACGCAGGCGGCGCCGCGTTCCTCGCGACGCACGTCAAGCAGCTGCGCGCGCAGGTCCGCAATTCGCTGGTCTTCTCGGCGGGCGACAACATCGGCGCCTCGCCGGTGATCTCGGCGCTGTTCCACGACGAGCCGACCGTCGAATTCATGAACAAGCTCGGCGTCAAGGCGTCGGTCGTGGGCAACCACGAGTTCGACGAGGGCTACGACGAGCTCAAGCGCATCCAGTTCGGCGGCTGCCACCCGGTCGACGGCTGCCAGTTCCACAAGCCGTTCAAGGGCGCGAACTTCCCGTTCGTCGGCGCGAACGTCACCTTCGAGAAGACCGGCCTGCCCGCGGTGCTGCCGTTCAGCATCGAGTTCTCCGGCGGCGTCCCGATCGGCGTCATCGGCGCCACGCTGAAGGACCTGCCGTCGGTCGTCACCCCGGAGGCCATCAAGGGCCTCAAGTTCGGCGACGAGGTGCAGGCGATCAACCGGACCTCGGCGCTGCTGGAGCTGTTCGGCATCAAGGCGCAGGTCGTGCTGATGCACCAGGGCGACGGCACCGAGACCGCCGGTCCCGACGACTGCAAGCTCCGCCCCGGCCCGGCCAAGGTCATCGCGGAGAGCGTGACCTCGCGCGTCGACGCGTTCTTCACCGGCCACAGCCACCAGCAGTACAACTGCGTCGTCAACGACCCGGCAGGCAACCCGCGCCCGCTGATCCAGGGTGCCTCGTTCGGCCGTCTCCTGTCGGTCATCGACCTGAAGATCAACCTCCGCAGCCGCGACGTCGTCCGCTCGGAGACCAAGGCGCACAACGAGATCGTCACCCGCGACGTCGCACCCGACCCCGACGTCCAGGCGCTCGTCGCCGAGGCCAAGACCAAGGCGGCCCCGATCGCCAACCGCCAGGTCGGCACCATCACCGCGGATCTCCCGGCGGCGGGCACCGCCACCGGCGAGTCACTGCTCGGCGACGTGCTCGCCGACGCGCAGCTGGCGGGCACCCTGTCCAACGGCGCGCAGATCGCGATGACCAACCCCGGTGGCATCCGCGCCGACCTGCTGTTCAAGTCCTCGCCCAACGGCGAAGGCGACGGCGTGGTCACCTACGGCGAGGCCTTCACCGTCCAGCCGTTCGCGAACATCATGCAGACGATCACGCTGACCGGAGCCAACCTGAAGGCCGTGCTGGAGCAGCAGTGGCAGGGCAGCATCACCCGCATCCTGCAGATCTCGAACTCGCTGCACTACTCGTACGACCTGTCCAAGCCGATCGGTTCCCGCATCTCGAACCTGACGCTCAACGGCGCCCCGATCGACCCGGCGGCCTCGCTGCGCGTTTCGGTGAACAACTTCCTCGCCGCAGGCGGTGACGGCTTCACCGAGCTCACCAAGGGCACCAACCTGGCAGGCGGCCCCGTCGACCTCGACGCGCTGCTCGCCTACTTCGCGGCGAACCCCGGCATCAACCCGCCGGTCACCAACCGCATCACCGCGATCGGCTAG